From Vitis vinifera cultivar Pinot Noir 40024 chromosome 5, ASM3070453v1, the proteins below share one genomic window:
- the LOC100255126 gene encoding uncharacterized protein LOC100255126 isoform X1, with amino-acid sequence MADCNRGDGFFPSSQDHEATSEVKKYGGLAPKKKPLISKDNERAFFDSADWALCKQGAGMNQKSTVAVETLRPKLQRTPHQRLPPRRPACTSGRDSLVSSHFSKSDLMHSLKRHENHIDEDI; translated from the exons ATGGCGGATTGCAACAGGGGAGACGGCTTCTTTCCTTCTTCCCAAGATCACGAG GCAACATCCGAGGTGAAGAAATATGGAGGACTTGCGCCAAAGAAGAAGCCTCTGATTTCGAAG GATAATGAACGTGCCTTCTTTGATTCAGCAGACTGGGCATTATGCAAG CAAGGTGCAGGAATGAACCAAAAATCAACAGTGGCCGTAGAGACATTGCGCCCAAAGTTACAG AGAACGCCACACCAACGGCTCCCCCCTCGAAGACCTGCTTGTACTTCTGGCCGTGATAGCCTCGTGAGTTCTCACTTCTCAAAATCAGACCTCATGCATAGCTTAAAAAGACATGAAAATCATATCGACGAAGACATTTAA
- the LOC100249978 gene encoding putative beta-D-xylosidase isoform X2: MVVSDEARAMYNGGMAGLTYWSPNVNIFRDPRWGRGQETPGEDPAVAAKYAAAYVRGLQGNARDRLKVAACCKHYTAYDLDHWGGIDRFHFNARVSKQDLEDTYDVPFKACVVEGNVASVMCSYNQVNGKPTCADPHLLRDTIRGEWKLNGYIVSDCDSVGVFYDEQHYTATPEEAAAVAIKAGLDLDCGPFLAIHTEAAIRGGKLTEADVNGALMNTISVQMRLGMFDGEPSAQPYGNLGPRDVCTPAHQQLALEAARQGIVLVQNRGPALPLSTSRHRTIAVIGPNSDVTETMIGNYAGVACGYTTPLQGIGRYARTIHQAGCSGVACRDDQQFGAAVAAARQADATVLVMGLDQSIEAEFRDRVDILLPGRQQELVSKVAVASRGPTVLVLMSGGPIDVSFAKNDPRIAAIIWVGYPGQAGGTAIADVLFGRTNPGGKLPVTWYPQSYLRKAPMTNMAMRAIPSRGYPGRTYRFYNGPVVFPFGHGLSYSTFAHSLAQAPTTVSVSLASLQTIKNSTIVSSGAIRISHANCNTQPLGFHIDVKNTGTMDGSHTLLLFSTPPPGTWSPNKRLLAFEKVHVGAGSQERVRFDVHVCKHLSVVDHFGIHRIPMGEHHFHIGDLKHSISLQATLEEIKSK, encoded by the exons ATG GTGGTGTCCGATGAAGCAAGAGCAATGTACAATGGTGGAATGGCTGGTCTTACGTATTGGAGCCCGAACGTGAACATATTCAGAGACCCCAGATGGGGCCGAGGGCAGGAGACTCCAGGCGAAGACCCCGCCGTGGCCGCAAAGTATGCAGCGGCGTACGTAAGAGGTCTCCAAGGCAATGCCCGAGACAGATTGAAGGTAGCCGCATGTTGTAAGCACTACACCGCCTACGACCTTGATCACTGGGGCGGCATCGATCGATTCCATTTCAACGCCAGA GTTAGCAAGCAGGACTTGGAGGACACGTATGATGTTCCGTTCAAGGCGTGCGTGGTGGAGGGGAATGTTGCCAGTGTGATGTGCTCGTACAATCAGGTGAACGGGAAGCCCACATGCGCTGATCCTCATCTCCTCCGCGACACCATCCGCGGCGAGTGGAAACTCAATGG ATACATAGTCTCGGACTGTGACTCGGTCGGGGTCTTCTACGATGAACAACACTACACTGCAACACCTGAAGAAGCTGCTGCTGTTGCCATTAAAGCTG GTTTGGATTTGGACTGTGGGCCGTTTCTTGCGATCCACACAGAGGCGGCCATAAGGGGAGGGAAGCTGACCGAGGCCGATGTAAATGGGGCCTTAATGAATACAATTTCGGTCCAGATGAGATTGGGAATGTTTGATGGGGAGCCTTCGGCCCAGCCCTACGGGAATCTGGGCCCAAGGGATGTTTGCACTCCGGCCCACCAGCAGTTAGCCCTTGAGGCGGCCCGACAAGGCATTGTTCTGGTTCAGAATCGTGGGCCAGCCCTGCCACTGTCCACGAGCCGTCACCGGACTATTGCTGTTATTGGGCCCAATTCTGATGTTACCGAAACCATGATTGGGAACTATGCCG GTGTTGCATGTGGTTACACAACTCCCCTGCAGGGAATTGGGAGATATGCAAGGACAATTCACCAGGCAGGTTGCTCGGGAGTTGCCTGCAGAGACGACCAGCAATTCGGAGCGGCGGTGGCTGCTGCTCGGCAGGCTGATGCTACAGTCCTAGTGATGGGATTGGACCAATCCATTGAAGCAGAATTCAGAGACAGGGTGGACATCCTCTTGCCTGGCCGCCAACAGGAGCTCGTATCAAAGGTAGCCGTGGCCTCCAGAGGCCCAACCGTGCTGGTCTTGATGTCTGGTGGCCCTATTGATGTGTCGTTCGCTAAGAACGATCCCCGCATTGCAGCAATCATCTGGGTGGGTTATCCTGGCCAAGCCGGAGGAACTGCCATTGCTGATGTTTTGTTTGGAAGAACCAATCCAG GAGGGAAGCTGCCTGTAACATGGTACCCGCAGAGCTACCTACGAAAGGCGCCAATGACGAACATGGCGATGAGGGCAATCCCTTCAAGAGGGTACCCTGGGAGGACCTACCGTTTCTACAATGGCCCAGTGGTGTTCCCCTTTGGACATGGCCTGAGTTACTCCACTTTTGCCCACTCTTTAGCCCAAGCTCCGACCACCGTTTCAGTCTCCCTCGCCAGCCTCCAAACCATCAAGAACTCAACCATAGTGAGCAGCGGAGCAATCAGGATCAGCCACGCCAACTGCAACACACAGCCACTGGGCTTCCACATTGATGTGAAGAACACTGGGACCATGGATGGGTCTCACACACTTCTCCTCTTCTCCACTCCACCCCCTGGAACATGGTCTCCCAACAAGCGGTTACTGGCTTTTGAGAAAGTTCATGTGGGGGCAGGGTCTCAGGAGAGGGTGAGATTTGATGTTCATGTCTGCAAACACCTCTCTGTAGTAGACCACTTTGGAATTCATAGAATTCCAATGGGTGAACACCATTTTCACATTGGAGATCTCAAGCATTCCATCTCCCTCCAAGCAACTTTGGAGGAGATCAAATCCAAGTAA
- the LOC100255126 gene encoding uncharacterized protein LOC100255126 isoform X2: MADCNRGDGFFPSSQDHEATSEVKKYGGLAPKKKPLISKDNERAFFDSADWALCKQGAGMNQKSTVAVETLRPKLQRTPHQRLPPRRPACTSGRDSLVE, translated from the exons ATGGCGGATTGCAACAGGGGAGACGGCTTCTTTCCTTCTTCCCAAGATCACGAG GCAACATCCGAGGTGAAGAAATATGGAGGACTTGCGCCAAAGAAGAAGCCTCTGATTTCGAAG GATAATGAACGTGCCTTCTTTGATTCAGCAGACTGGGCATTATGCAAG CAAGGTGCAGGAATGAACCAAAAATCAACAGTGGCCGTAGAGACATTGCGCCCAAAGTTACAG AGAACGCCACACCAACGGCTCCCCCCTCGAAGACCTGCTTGTACTTCTGGCCGTGATAGCCTC GTggagtag
- the LOC100249978 gene encoding putative beta-D-xylosidase isoform X1 yields the protein MSYTQFSVLLLLLAALLCSFAEAREPFACDPRNGVTRNLPFCRVSLPIQERARDLVGRLTLQEKIRLLVNNAIDVPRLGIKGYEWWSEALHGVSNVGPGTKFGGSFPGATSFPQVITTAASFNASLWEEIGRVVSDEARAMYNGGMAGLTYWSPNVNIFRDPRWGRGQETPGEDPAVAAKYAAAYVRGLQGNARDRLKVAACCKHYTAYDLDHWGGIDRFHFNARVSKQDLEDTYDVPFKACVVEGNVASVMCSYNQVNGKPTCADPHLLRDTIRGEWKLNGYIVSDCDSVGVFYDEQHYTATPEEAAAVAIKAGLDLDCGPFLAIHTEAAIRGGKLTEADVNGALMNTISVQMRLGMFDGEPSAQPYGNLGPRDVCTPAHQQLALEAARQGIVLVQNRGPALPLSTSRHRTIAVIGPNSDVTETMIGNYAGVACGYTTPLQGIGRYARTIHQAGCSGVACRDDQQFGAAVAAARQADATVLVMGLDQSIEAEFRDRVDILLPGRQQELVSKVAVASRGPTVLVLMSGGPIDVSFAKNDPRIAAIIWVGYPGQAGGTAIADVLFGRTNPGGKLPVTWYPQSYLRKAPMTNMAMRAIPSRGYPGRTYRFYNGPVVFPFGHGLSYSTFAHSLAQAPTTVSVSLASLQTIKNSTIVSSGAIRISHANCNTQPLGFHIDVKNTGTMDGSHTLLLFSTPPPGTWSPNKRLLAFEKVHVGAGSQERVRFDVHVCKHLSVVDHFGIHRIPMGEHHFHIGDLKHSISLQATLEEIKSK from the exons ATGTCTTACACCCAATTCtcagttcttcttcttctcctagcAGCTCTTCTCTGCTCATTCGCAGAAGCTCGAGAGCCTTTCGCATGCGACCCACGAAATGGGGTCACCAGAAACTTGCCTTTCTGTAGAGTATCTCTGCCAATCCAAGAGAGAGCCAGAGACCTAGTTGGAAGGTTGACATTGCAGGAGAAGATAAGGCTGCTGGTGAACAATGCCATAGACGTGCCCAGGCTGGGGATTAAGGGATACGAGTGGTGGTCGGAGGCTCTTCATGGGGTCTCCAACGTGGGTCCCGGCACCAAGTTCGGCGGCAGCTTCCCCGGCGCCACCAGCTTCCCTCAGGTCATCACCACCGCCGCTTCCTTCAACGCTTCTCTCTGGGAAGAGATCGGACGG GTGGTGTCCGATGAAGCAAGAGCAATGTACAATGGTGGAATGGCTGGTCTTACGTATTGGAGCCCGAACGTGAACATATTCAGAGACCCCAGATGGGGCCGAGGGCAGGAGACTCCAGGCGAAGACCCCGCCGTGGCCGCAAAGTATGCAGCGGCGTACGTAAGAGGTCTCCAAGGCAATGCCCGAGACAGATTGAAGGTAGCCGCATGTTGTAAGCACTACACCGCCTACGACCTTGATCACTGGGGCGGCATCGATCGATTCCATTTCAACGCCAGA GTTAGCAAGCAGGACTTGGAGGACACGTATGATGTTCCGTTCAAGGCGTGCGTGGTGGAGGGGAATGTTGCCAGTGTGATGTGCTCGTACAATCAGGTGAACGGGAAGCCCACATGCGCTGATCCTCATCTCCTCCGCGACACCATCCGCGGCGAGTGGAAACTCAATGG ATACATAGTCTCGGACTGTGACTCGGTCGGGGTCTTCTACGATGAACAACACTACACTGCAACACCTGAAGAAGCTGCTGCTGTTGCCATTAAAGCTG GTTTGGATTTGGACTGTGGGCCGTTTCTTGCGATCCACACAGAGGCGGCCATAAGGGGAGGGAAGCTGACCGAGGCCGATGTAAATGGGGCCTTAATGAATACAATTTCGGTCCAGATGAGATTGGGAATGTTTGATGGGGAGCCTTCGGCCCAGCCCTACGGGAATCTGGGCCCAAGGGATGTTTGCACTCCGGCCCACCAGCAGTTAGCCCTTGAGGCGGCCCGACAAGGCATTGTTCTGGTTCAGAATCGTGGGCCAGCCCTGCCACTGTCCACGAGCCGTCACCGGACTATTGCTGTTATTGGGCCCAATTCTGATGTTACCGAAACCATGATTGGGAACTATGCCG GTGTTGCATGTGGTTACACAACTCCCCTGCAGGGAATTGGGAGATATGCAAGGACAATTCACCAGGCAGGTTGCTCGGGAGTTGCCTGCAGAGACGACCAGCAATTCGGAGCGGCGGTGGCTGCTGCTCGGCAGGCTGATGCTACAGTCCTAGTGATGGGATTGGACCAATCCATTGAAGCAGAATTCAGAGACAGGGTGGACATCCTCTTGCCTGGCCGCCAACAGGAGCTCGTATCAAAGGTAGCCGTGGCCTCCAGAGGCCCAACCGTGCTGGTCTTGATGTCTGGTGGCCCTATTGATGTGTCGTTCGCTAAGAACGATCCCCGCATTGCAGCAATCATCTGGGTGGGTTATCCTGGCCAAGCCGGAGGAACTGCCATTGCTGATGTTTTGTTTGGAAGAACCAATCCAG GAGGGAAGCTGCCTGTAACATGGTACCCGCAGAGCTACCTACGAAAGGCGCCAATGACGAACATGGCGATGAGGGCAATCCCTTCAAGAGGGTACCCTGGGAGGACCTACCGTTTCTACAATGGCCCAGTGGTGTTCCCCTTTGGACATGGCCTGAGTTACTCCACTTTTGCCCACTCTTTAGCCCAAGCTCCGACCACCGTTTCAGTCTCCCTCGCCAGCCTCCAAACCATCAAGAACTCAACCATAGTGAGCAGCGGAGCAATCAGGATCAGCCACGCCAACTGCAACACACAGCCACTGGGCTTCCACATTGATGTGAAGAACACTGGGACCATGGATGGGTCTCACACACTTCTCCTCTTCTCCACTCCACCCCCTGGAACATGGTCTCCCAACAAGCGGTTACTGGCTTTTGAGAAAGTTCATGTGGGGGCAGGGTCTCAGGAGAGGGTGAGATTTGATGTTCATGTCTGCAAACACCTCTCTGTAGTAGACCACTTTGGAATTCATAGAATTCCAATGGGTGAACACCATTTTCACATTGGAGATCTCAAGCATTCCATCTCCCTCCAAGCAACTTTGGAGGAGATCAAATCCAAGTAA
- the LOC100244843 gene encoding acetate--CoA ligase CCL3, with translation MVVERDIDDLPKNAANYTALTPLWLLERAAVVHPNRKSVIHGSLQYTWLQTYQRCRRLASALSKYSIGAGSTVAIIAPNIPAKYEAHFGVPMSGAVVNCVNIRLNAPTIAFLLEHSSAAVVMVDQEFFPLAEEALKIWSDKSKNDFKPPLLIVIADESCDPKALEYALRKGVIEYEQFLETGDPEFAWKPPQDEWQSIALGYTSGTTASPKGVVLHHRGAYIMALTGALVWGMNEGAVYLWTLPMFHCNGWCFTWTLAALCGTNICLRQVETKAIYQAIANDGVTHLCAAPVVLNSIVNAPKSETILPLPRVVHVMTAGAAPPPSVLFAMSQQGFRVTHTYGLSETYGPSTVCAWKPEWDELPPETQARLNARQGVQYIGLEGLDVVSTTDMKPVPADGTTIGEIVMRGNTVMKGYLKNPKANEETFANGWFHSGDLGVKHPDGYIQLKDRSKDIIISGGENISSVEVENAVYLHPAVLEASVVARPDDRWGESPCAFVTLKPGVDRSDERRLAEDIMKFCRSKLPAYWIPKSVVFGPLPKTATGKIQKHLLRARTKEMGPLKKSKL, from the exons ATGGTGGTGGAGCGCGACATAGATGATCTACCGAAGAACGCAGCGAACTACACGGCCTTGACTCCGCTGTGGTTGCTGGAGAGAGCGGCTGTGGTACATCCCAACAGGAAATCAGTGATCCATGGATCTTTGCAGTACACGTGGCTCCAGACTTATCAGCGGTGCCGCCGATTGGCTTCCGCTCTTTCTAAGTATTCCATCGGCGCCGGCAGTACG GTAGCAATAATTGCACCAAACATCCCTGCCAAGTATGAAGCTCATTTCGGGGTTCCCATGTCTGGAGCGGTGGTGAACTGTGTTAACATTCGTCTAAATGCACCGACAATTGCTTTCCTTCTTGAGCATTCATCGGCAGCAGTTGTAATGGTGGATCAAGAGTTTTTCCCATTGGCAGAGGAAGCTTTGAAAATCTGGTCAGACAAAAGCAAAAATGATTTTAAGCCTCCACTTCTAATCGTCATAGCTGATGAAAGCTGCGATCCTAAAGCACTAGAATATGCTTTGAGGAAAGGGGTCATTGAATATGAGCAGTTCCTGGAAACAGGAGACCCTGAATTTGCATGGAAACCACCACAGGATGAGTGGCAGAGTATTGCTTTGGGGTATACTTCTGGAACAACAGCCAGCCCTAAGGGGGTAGTGTTGCACCATAGGGGAGCATATATCATGGCCCTCACTGGTGCTCTTGTATGGGGGATGAATGAAGGAGCTGTGTACCTATGGACACTTCCAATGTTTCATTGTAATGGCTGGTGTTTCACTTGGACACTTGCTGCTCTTTGTGGGACCAACATATGCCTTCGGCAG GTTGAAACCAAGGCAATTTATCAAGCCATAGCCAACGATGGTGTAACCCACCTCTGTGCTGCACCAGTGGTCCTCAACAGCATAGTCAATGCCCCCAAAAGTGAAACCATCCTTCCCCTTCCACGCGTGGTCCATGTAATGACAGCTGGGGCTGCTCCGCCCCCTTCTGTTCTCTTTGCCATGTCCCAACAAGGCTTTCGAGTCACCCATACCTACGGACTCTCAGAAACCTACGGCCCCTCCACAGTATGTGCATGGAAACCTGAATGGGATGAACTACCACCTGAAACTCAAGCCCGTCTCAATGCACGCCAAGGCGTCCAATACATCGGCTTGGAGGGCCTAGATGTGGTCAGCACCACAGACATGAAGCCTGTCCCTGCCGATGGAACCACCATTGGTGAGATTGTGATGCGGGGTAATACTGTGATGAAGGGCTACTTAAAGAACCCGAAAGCCAACGAGGAAACTTTTGCAAATGGATGGTTTCATTCAGGTGATCTTGGGGTGAAGCATCCAGATGGGTACATACAACTTAAGGACCGATCAAAAGACATCATCATCTCTGGAGGCGAAAACATAAGCAGTGTGGAGGTTGAAAATGCTGTATACTTGCACCCTGCAGTGCTAGAGGCATCAGTGGTGGCAAGGCCAGATGACCGCTGGGGGGAATCACCTTGTGCTTTCGTGACGTTGAAGCCAGGGGTTGATAGATCCGATGAAAGACGCCTGGCAGAAGATATTATGAAGTTCTGCCGATCCAAGTTGCCGGCTTACTGGATTCCAAAATCTGTGGTGTTTGGACCATTGCCCAAGACGGCCACTGGGAAGATACAGAAGCATCTGCTGAGGGCCAGGACGAAGGAGATGGGACCTCTTAAGAAGAGCAAGCTGTAG